GCCACCTGGCCGCCTCCCACCGCATGCGACCGCTCGGCTGGAACGTCGACTCCAAGGACTTCGAACACCCCGGCACGGGCGCCATCGTCGCCACCGTCAAGAGCGAGATCTCCAACGGCCCGACCATCCTCTTCCACGACGCCGGCGGGGACCGCTCCCAGACCGTGGCCGCCCTGCGTGAGGTCCTGCCCTGGCTGAAGCAGCAGGGCTACTCCCTCGGCTTTCCCGTGCGCTGAGTACCCGCCACTCGTCCTCTCAGCGGGTGAGTCCGACCCTTCAGCGGGTGAGTCCGTCCTTTTCGCAGGCGGGCCGGAGCTCGGCGGTGCAGATCTCGTCGACCCTGTACATGCCGTCCTTGACGAGCGTCGGCTTGATCTTGTCCACCGTCACCGCCCTCGGCGTGAGCAGGACGGAGGGGATGTGCCTGGTGGTGGGACTGTCGGTCGTCGTCGTGGCGATCTTGCGCAGTTCCTCTCCGCGTCCCAGGGCGACGGCCATGGCGGCGGCCGCGTCGGCCTCCGCCTTGAAGGGTTTGTAGACCGTCATGTACTGCTCGCCCTTGACGATGCGCTGCACGGCGTCAAGGTTGGCGTCCTGGCCGGTGACGGGAGGAAGGTCCTTGACCCGGGCGCTCTTCAGAGCGGAGATGACGCCCGCGGCGATGGTGTCGTTGGCCGCCAGGACGCCGTCGATCCGGTCCGGGCCCAGGGCCGCCATCGCGGCGGACATGTTGGCGTGGGCGCTGTCCATGCTCCAGCCCTGGGTGTCGTACGCCCTTCCGATCTTCACCTTGCCGGAGACGACGGACAGTGCGCCGCGACGGAACCAATCCGCGTTGGGGCTGCTCGGATCACCGTTCATCATGACGACGTTTCCGCCGTTCGCCTTGTCGCCCATCGCCTTCAGGAGCGCCTCGCCCTGGAGCCTGCCGACCTGCGCGCCGTCGAAACTGACGTAGCCCGAGATCGGGCCTTCGGCGAGCCGGTCGTAGGCGAGGACCGGGACACCCGACTCGTGCGCCTCCTGGATCGAGGAGCGCAGCGCCCTGGTGTCGGTGGCGTCCAGGATCAGGACCCTGACCCCTTTGGTGATCATGGAGCTCATCTGTTGCCGCTGCCTCATCGCGTCGTTCTGGGCGTTGGCGTACTCCAAGGTGCAGTGGGGGCACAGCTGCTTCAGCCGCTTCTCGATCAGCGGCTTGTCGGACCGCTCCCAGCGGGGGATGGTTCGGCTCGGGAGCAGCAGGCCGACGGTGAAGCCGTCCTTGCCCCTCCCCTCTTCCAGTTCTTCGCAGGCGGCCAGGGACGTCGTCATGAATCCCGCGACGAGCACCGCGACGACGTGCCATGTACGGGTCCTCATGGCAGCCCCCTTCGCTGCGTCCGGGGCCCCGGGTCCACGTGGGGCTGCTCGCAGTGCGGCACGACGAGCTCGCTCCACACCTGCTTGCCGCCGGCCACCGGCACGGAGCCGAAGGACTCCGACATCGCTTCGACGAGCAGCAGACCTCGGCCGCCGGTCGCGTCCCAGTCCACGATCACCGGCTTGGCCGGGGCACGCGGCGAGCAGTCGCTCACGCTGACCCGCACCCGGTCTCCGCGGAGCATCAGGTCGACGCGAACCGGGCCCTGCGTGTGCACGAGGCCGTTGGTGACCAGTTCCGACACGACCAGCAACGCCGCGTCGGTCACTTCTTCGACCTTCCACCGACGCAGCGCGCGTGCGGTGAAGCGGCGTGCGTGCATGACGGCGTCGGGCAGCCGCCACACCGCCCAGCCGGCCCGTATCGGTCGGGTCTTCATGCCGTCGTAGCGCAGCAGCAACAGCGCCACGTCGTCCTCTCGAGGGTCGAGTTCGCCGAGCAGCTGGTCGGCCATTTCCCCCGGATCCGCCGGATCAGCCGCGGCGAGCGCGGTGCGGGTCCGGTCCATGCCCTCGTCCAGCGGCAGGTCGACGCCCTCGACCAGGCCGTCGGTGACCATGACGATCACCGTGCCGGGGGCCAGGGCGCAGGTGGTCATGGGGAACTCCGCGTCCGCGAGGATGCCCAGCGGGAGTCCGCCCTCGACCTGTACCTCCTCGGTCCTGCCGTCGGGGTGGCGCAGGAGCGGTGCGAGGTGCCCGGCCCGTACGAACAGGGCGTTGCCCTCCTCCATGTCCAACTCGGCATAGCAGCAGGTGGCGAACAGATCGGTCTCCATACCGACGAGGAGCCGGTTGGCGTGCGAGACGACCACGTCGGGCGGATGGCCCTCCACGGCGTACGCCCTGATCGCGGTACGCATCTGGCCCATGATCGTCGCGGCTCCGGCGCTGTGTCCCTGGACGTCACCGATGACGAGCGCCACCCGGTCCTCGGAGAGGGCTATGACGTCGTACCAGTCACCGCCCACCTGCAACCCCCGCTTCGCGGGCAGATAGCGGGCGACGGCCGTCCCGCCGGGCAGCTCGGGCAGGCGCCGGGGCAGGAGACTGCGCTGCAGCATCGTCGCGAGCTCCTGTTCGGCGTCGTGTGCGCGCGCACGTTTGAGGGCCTGTCCCACCAGTGCCGCGGTGGCGGTCAGCAGGAACCGCTCCTCGGGGACGAACTCGTGCGGCTGGTCCCAGCCGACCAGGCACACGCCGGCGACCCAGCCCTTGGCGGGGAGCGGCAGGACGGCCAGACCTCCGGCGCCGATGCCCGCGAGCCCGGGTTCGAGGGCCGCGCCGGCGGACCACAGATCCATACGTCCGTCCCGCAGAGCCATCTGAAGGGTGGGCAGGGCACTGAGGGGCGCGTCGGGCCACTCCGAACGCCACTCGGAACGCCACCACTGCGGCCAGGCGGCGGGCTCGGGCGGATCGAGCACGGTGACGGCGAACCGGTCGTCCTGCAACTCGGCGAGCGCCACCCGGTCTGCGCCCAGCGGCTCGCCCAGCGCGGTGACCACCACCCGGCTGACGTCACGGACCGTTACGGCATCGTCGAGTGCGGCAGTCAGCCACTGGATCCTGGACACGTCGTCGGCGCTCTGCCGCAGGACCGAGGTCGCCGTCACCACACCCAGTACCTGTTCGGGCCGGCCGTCACAGCCCGCCGCCACCCGGCAGCTCAGGCTCAGCCAGCGCATCTCACCGGTCGGGCGGCGGACACGGAACTCCAGCTCCCGCCGGCCGACCGTCTGGGTGGAGGGCTCCAGGACCGACATCAGCGCGTGCATGTCCTCCGGGAGGGCATGCGCGAGCAGCGTGTCCGCCTTGCCGTCGAAGTCATCGGGCGTGATGCCGGCCAATTCGAGCAGCGTCTCGTCCGCCTCGATCAGACCGGTGTCCGGCGTGATGACGAAGGAGCCGACGCACAGACTCCGCAGGGCCGGACTCAGTAGCGGCGACGGGGCGGGCCCGCCCGTTCCCGTCCGGAGCACGGCGAGGACCGCGTCGGCGTACTGCTCCAGGAAGCGGCGTTGTTCGGCCTCGAAGCCGTCCGCCGAATCCCCCACGACGACGAGGCAGCCCAGGCGACCGCGCTCCGTCCCGAGCGGCAGTGTGGCGAGCGACGCCTCCGGCCGCGGGGGTGTGGGCCCGCCCGTGGAGTAGGAGGCGAGCGCCTCGGACGTCAGCCACAGTGGCCGGCCGGTGCGAAAGGTGTGCGCCGCGGGTGAGTCGCCGGACAGCGGCAAACGCTCCGGCAGCCCGTACTCGCGACGGGCGCTTCCGGCGGTTTCCACCAGCCGAAGCTCCTGGTTCCCGGCACCGGGCAGATAGACCGCTGTCAGCGCCGCCCCCACGAACGTCAGGGCCCGCTCGCTCGTGACCGCCTCCGGCACCGGAGGCGGTGAACCGGTGTCGAAGGCGTCGGCCTCGCGTGCCCGTGGCTCCGAGACCCCGGTCCGGGCACGGCCGTCATGAGGCATGTCGGCGACCTACCTCCCGTCGATGCGTCAGGTGCCGACGGATGGAAATCAGGCACCCGCACACCAGAATCGTATATGGGTATCAATAGGACATATCCATCAGCCGGTGTCACACTTACGACGTGGTCGTCCTGCCACCGGGCCCTCGCCGCGCGAGGTGAAGGACAGGGAGGTCTCTCGCATGAAGGCCTGCATCCGGGGCGCGGTCGTCGTCGTGACCGCGATCTCGACGGCCGTCGCTCTCACGGCCTGCGGGCACGACGCCGGGAGCGGCTCCGGCGGTGGCAACAACCTGACGATCGGTGTGCTGCTGCCCGACGCCGCCACGACTCGTTGGGAGACACAGGACACGCCGCTGCTCACGAAGAAGATCACGGAGCTGTGCCACGACTGCACGGTCGAGCACGTCAACGCCAAGGGCGACGTGGCCACCCAGCAGGAGCAGATGGACTCGATGATCACCAGGGGGGTCGATGCCATCGTGCTCGCGGCCGTCGACGCCAGATCGCTCGGCGTCGTGGTCAAGAAGGCCCATGCGGCAGGTATCCCGGTCATCGCCTACGACCGTCTCTCCCAGGGCCCGATCTCCGGTTATGCCTCCTTCGACGGCGAAGAGGTCGGCAGGCTCCAGGGCAGGGCACTGCTGAAGGCGATGGGCGCCAAGGCGCGCACCGGCGCGGTCGTCATGATGAACGGCGATCCCAGCGACCCCAACGCGGTGGCGTTCAAGAAGGGCGCGCTGTCCGTGCTCAACGGGAAAGTGAAGATCGGCAAGGCGTACGACATCCTCCAGTGGCGGCCGGAGGGCGCGAACCTCGACATGTCCGGCGCCATCTCCGCTCTCGGTGTCTCCGCCATCCAGGGGGTCTACGCCGCCAACGACGGCCTCGCCGCCGGCAGCATCTCCGCCCTCAAGGCGAACAAGGTCGCCCCACTGCCTCCCGTCACCGGACAGGACGCCGAACTGGGAGCCCTGCGGCGCATCGTCGCCGGCGATCAGTACATGACCGTCTACAAACCCTTCGCTCCCGAGGCTTCCGCGGCCGCGGCCATGGCCGTGGCCGCGGCCCGCCATGAAAACCTCGACCGGGTCACCACGGGCAAGGTGAGGACCCGCGACGGGAGGACGGTTCCCGCCACCATGCTCACCCCCGTGTCCGTGACCGCCGACAACATCAAGAACACCCTGGTGAAGGACGGCGTCTACACGATCCGGCAGATCTGCACACCCCAACTCGCGGCCGCCTGCGGCAAGGCGGGGCTCACCTGACGGGCAGGTACCGAGCAGGTCCGGGCCCCGGGAAGGAGATGGTGACCGTGCCGACTCCCCCCTTGTTGGCGCTGCGTGGCGTGTGCAAGCGCTATGGCGTCGTCGAGGTGCTCACCGACATCGAACTGGAGATTTACGCCGGCCAGGTCGTCGCTCTCCTGGGGGACAACGGTGCCGGCAAGTCCACCCTCGTCAATGTCATCTCCGGCGTCGCCCCCGCGGACAAGGGCACCATCGAGTGGGAAGGCCGGGCGGTCCCCATCAAACGCCCCCACGACGCCCGGGACCTCGGTATCGCCACCGTCTATCAGGACCTCGCGCTGTGCGGGAACCTCGATGTCGTCGGCAACCTCTTCCTCGGACGCGAGATCCGCAGGTTCGGGTTCCTCGACGAGGTGGAGATGGAGCGCCGCACCAGGCACCTGCTGGAACGCCTGACCAAAGGTGTCCCCGATCTGCGGGTCCCCACCGTCTCACTCTCCAGCGGCCAGCGGCAAACAGTCGCCATCGCCCGCTCACTCCTCGGCAACCCGCGGGTTCTCCTCCTGGACGAACCGACCGCGGCTCTGGGATTCGAGCAGACGCGCGAGGTCCTGGACCTCGTCGACCAGCTGCGCGACCGCGGCCTGGGAGTACTGCTCATCAGTCACAACATGGGCGACGTCAAAGCTCTCGCGGACCGGGCCGTCGTGCTGCGGCTCGGTCGCAACAACGGCTTCTTCGACGTGAACACCGCATCTCAGGAACAGATCATCTCCTCCGTCACCGGCGCCACGGAGAACGAGCCCCACCGGATGGCCTCCCACGAGTCGGGGTGGTGAAAGGGATGCGCAGGACGGCGGACAACGCTCGGGCCGAACCCACCGAACCCGACGCCGAGGCCCCGCGGCCCCGTCACGGGCAGGCCTTCGTCCGCGCCGTCGTTGGTGTCGTCCATCGCTGGGCCGCCGTCGCCCGGCGCAAGCTCAGCGCCGGCGAACTGGGCTCACTGCCCGTCGTCCTCGTCCTCGCCGCGGTCTGGATCACCTTCCAGTCCCTGAACCAGAGCTTCCTCTCGCCCCGGAACCTGTCCAATCTCAGCGTGGACGTCGCGGGCACCGGTCTCATCGCGGTAGGCATCGTCTTCGTCCTCCTGATCGGTGAACTCGACCTGTCGGTCGGCTCGATCAGCGGTCTCGCGGCGGCCGTCTTCGCCGTTCTCAACGTGAACAACGGCGTGCCCGAATGGCTTGCCGCCATCATCGGGGTGCTCACGGGTACCGCGGCGGGAACCATCCAGGGCTTCTCCTTCGCGAAAACCCGGGTGCCGGCGTTCGTCGTCACACTCGCGGGACTGCTCACCTGGAACGGCTTCATGCTCTACATCCTCGGGACCAGCGGCACCGTCAACCTCGACGAGAAAGGGCTCGTCGCCAAGCTGACCAGCTACTACTTCACCAACGACGCCGTCGCCTACGGCTTGGCGGCGATCGCCGCGGCCCTGGTCTTCCTCGTGGGCTACCAGGACAGGCGGCGCCGCAAGACCGTCGGCATGCCGTACCGCTCGCTGCGGGGAATCGTGGCGCGCACCGGACTACTCGCGGTGATCGCGTTCACCGGCGCGTATCTGCTCAACCGCTTCCAGGGCCTGCCGCTCGCCCTCCTGATCTTCCTCGTCGTGGTGGCCGGCCTGGACATCGTGCTGCGCCGCACACACTACGGGCGGCAGATCTACGCACTCGGCGGCAGCCTCGAGGCAGCCCGCCGCGCCAGTCTCAGTGTCACGGGGGTGCAGACCGCGGTGCTCGCGATCTCGGGCACCATGGCCGCGATCGGCGGTCTGTTCCTGGCCTCGCGCATCACCTCGGTGAGCCAGAGTTCGGGCTCGGGCGTCCTGCTCCTCAATGCCATCGCGGCGGCCGTCATCGGGGGCACCAGCCTGTTCGGAGGACGCGGCACGACCTGGTCCGCCGCGCTCGGCATGCTGATCATCCAGTCGATCGCCTCGGGCATGGCACTCACGGACATCCCCGCTGCCGTCCAGTTCGTCATCACGGGCGGGGTGCTCTTCGCCGCGGTGGTCATCGACTCGCTGTCACGCCGCTCGCAGAAGGCACACGGGCGGGCTTGACGGGTGTGGCCCGAGATCACCGTGGCAGGTTTGGCCGCGAGCTACGAGGCTGCTGTGAATTCGTGCGGCGTTTGAACGCTACCGGGCTCGCCTGCGTATGGGACGGGGGATTTCCATGCCTGGCCTGCCACGGGACGTAGGAGTACACACGTGAGACGCAACACGCGCAGACGCCCCATGGGGGCACAGCGTGCAACCTTTGCCGCAGCCGCACTGATACTGGGCGGAGGAGGGCTCGTAGCGGTCAATGTCTACGCTTCAGCGACCGAGAGCGGCTCGGCCGGTGCGCCCGGTCAGGCGAACCCGAGCAACCAGACCTGGTCGGGAGCCGCCACGATCGACTGTCCGGACGTGGGCAGCAAACTCGCCGAGGTGCCACAGCAGGCACGGGCGGACGTCGACAAGGAACTCGCCCTTCTCGACCAGCAGATCTCCGAGGCGTACGCACGAATGACCTCGGAGCAGCAGGCCAAGGCACAGGACGCGGACTTCGTCCAGAACGCGATCCTCGGTCCGCTGAAGGAGAAGCGGGGCGCGGTCATCGACCGCATCAAGACCGGCTTCAAGAACGCGGGCGCCGAAGCCCCGAACTCGCTCGACGCTCTGGCCACCTGCACCGCGGTCCCCGCGGACCAGCCCCAGAACAACGCCGGTGGCCAGAACGGCAACGGCCAGCAGCAGAACAACAACGGCGGCCAGCAGGGCGGGCAACAGGGCGGCGGCCAGCAGGGCGGCGGCGCGAGCGCCGCCAGCGGCCCCGTCGCAGCGGACTTCGTGGACATCACGACGCTCCAGCCGAACGTGCCGCAGAAGCCGGGCAGCGGCGGCAACGCCTCGACCGGCACGTTCACCAGCTCGTGCGGTGTGAACGCCAACAAGAAGTTCAACACCGACAACGTGATCGTCGCCCCCGGTGTCACCAACGGCGCCCACCACCTGCACGACTACGTCGGCAACCAGTCGAACGACGCGTTCGCCACGAACGACGATCTCGCCAAAGCCGCGACCACGTGCCAGAACCAGGGCGACAAGTCCACGTACTACTGGCCGGTGCTCCGAGTGCAGGACGGTACGCAGGAGTTCGACGCCGACAAGAACGGGGGCGGCCTGGAGGGCAACGTCGGAAAGGTCCTGCAGGCGAAGCAGGCGCAGATCGAGTTCATCGGCAACCCGCAGAGCAAGGTCGTCGAGATGCCGACGTTCCTGCGCATCATCACGGGCGACGCGAAGGCGTTCACCAACGGCCCCGCGAACGCCAACGCCCACTGGAGCTGCACCGGCTTCGAGGACAAGGTGCAGCTGACGGACAAGTACCCGATCTGTCCCCAGGGCAGCAGCGTGGTGCGGTCGTTCGCCTTCCAGAGCTGCTGGGACGGTCAGAACATCGACAGCGCCAACCACCGCACGCACGTCGCCTTCGCCGACGCCAACGGCAACTGCGCGGGCGGCTTCAAGGCGATCCCGCAGCTGACGATGCGCCTGGTCTACGACGTTCCGGCGCCGACCCTCGAGAACGGCCAGGTGAAGAACCCGTACGCCGTGGACGGGTTCCCGGAGCAGGTGCACAAGGCGATCACGGACCACGACGACTTCATCAACGTCTTCGACGCATCCCTCATGCGGGAGATGGTGGACTGCATCAACGCCGGGCGACAGTGCGGCGACGGTGCCGGTGGAGGGGCCGGCGGCGGTGCCGGTGACAATGGCGGTGCCGGTGGCAACGGCGGAGCCGGCACGGGCGAGCCGTCCCCGAGTCCTGACGCCTCGTCCGGCGGCAACGACGCGACAGCCTCCGCAACCCCCACGGACACGCAGACCACGCAGCCTCCGGCCAGTACGCCCGGCACCACCGAACCGACGCGCGGCGGCCAGACCACAGGCACCGGCACCGGTACCGGCCACACTGTCGTCGTGCCCAAGGCGGACACGTCACCCTCGGCCGAGGCGAGCGACACGGCCGCCGCACCGCAGGGCGGCGCGCACGGGCACCACGGCAGCGAAGCGACCCACCGACCGCAGACGCCGGCCGCGGGCGCGGGCGCGGACACCCCGTCCACGCAGGCGACAGCGCAGGACACGTCACCGGCAGGTTCGCAGTCGCAGTCGCAGTCGCAGACCGAACCGCAGACGGTCACCGGCGATCTGGCCGACACCGGCACGAACCTCTGGCCGGCCGCGGCCGGAGGGGTTCTCGTGATCGCGGGCCTGGTGCTCCTGCGCCGCATCCGGCGCGGCTCCGTGTAACAACACCCCCGGGGTAACGACACCCCCGAACCGCACATACCGCGCCGCCCGTACCCGCAACTCCGCGGGTACGGGCGGCGCGGTGTTCGTCGTTCCCGGCAGCCCACGGCCGGGCACTCCGGCGCGCGGTCGACGTCGCCCGGGAATCACCTGGCCCTCGGCGGTTTGATCCACCCCAGCGACCGCTCGACGGCGCGCTGCCAGTTGTCGTATTCGAGGTCCCGCCGCTCGGGGTCCATGTCCGGCAGCCACTGGGCGGCCCGATGCCAGTTGCGGCGCAGCACTTCCAGGTCCGGCCAGTAGCCGGAGGCAAGCCCCGCGGCGTAGGCGGCGCCGAGGGAGACCGTCTCGGCGACCATGGGCCGCACCACGGGCACATCGAGCACATCGGCGACGAACTGCATGAGCAGGTTGTCCGCCGTCATGCCGCCGTCCACCTTGAGCTCCTTCAGCGCGACCGGGAAGTCGGCGTTCATGGCGTCGACGACCTCGCGCGTCTGCCAGCCGGTGGCCTCCAGGACGGCTCTGGCCAGGTGTCCCTTGGTGATGTAGGAGGTCAGACCGACGATGACACCGCGTGCGTCGCTGCGCCAGTGGGGTGCGAAGAGACCCGAGAACGCGGGGACGATGTAGCAACCGCCGTTGTCATCGACCGTCCGCGCGAGCGTCTCGATCTCCGGCGCGCTGTTGATCAGTCCCAGTCGGTCACGGAACCACTGGACCAGCGAGCCGGTGACGGCTATCGATCCTTCCAGGGCATAGACCGGGGGCTGGTCCCCGATCTTGTACGCGACGGTCGTGAGGAGTCCGTGCCGGGACCGCACGAGATCGGTACCGGTGTTGAGCAGCAGAAAGCTGCCCGTTCCGTACGTGCACTTCGCCTCACCCGGTGTGAAGCAGGTCTGGCCGAACAGAGCGGCCTGCTGATCACCGAGGGCTGCCGTGATGCGGACACCCGGGAGGACCGAGCGGGCATCCCCGTAGCCCTCGGCCGAGGACCGGATCTCGGGCAGCATGGGGCGGGGAACCCCGAAGAACTCCAGCAGCTCCTCGTCCCAGGTGAGGGCCCGTATGTTCATCAGCATGGTGCGACTGGCGTTGGTGGCGTCGGTGATGTGCAGACCACCGTCCGCGCCCCCGGTGAGGTTCCAGATCAGCCAGGTCTCCATCGTGCCGAACAGCACCTCGCCGTCCTTGGCGCGCTGATCCAGCCCGTTCACGTGGTCGAACAGCCAGCGGATCCGCGGTGCCGAGAAGTAGGTCGAGGGGGGCAGACCGCAACGCTCGAGAAAGAATTCGTCCCCGGGCCGCTTTCTCAGGTCCTCGACGAGCGGTGCCGTACGCGTGTCCTGCCAGACGATCGCCCTGCCCAGCGGCGCACCCGTCCGCCGGTCCCACAGCACCGTCGTCTCGCGCTGATTGGCGATACCGATGGCGGCGACCTCTCCCGCGCCGACGTCGGCGTCGGAGAGCGCCTCGGGCATGATGCGCCGCAGATTGCGCCAGATCTCGACGGCGTCGTGCTCGACCCAGCCGGGCTTGGGGAAGTGCTGCTGATGCTCCCGCTGGACGACCGACACCAGCCGCCCGTGGTGGTCGAACAGAATGCATCGGGTGGAGTTGGTGCCCTGATCGATGGACATCACATACCGTTCAACCATGATCCGGTCTGCCTTCCGATGTGTCGAGGAGGCGGGGTTCTCCTAGCGTGCTGCTCCCAGATCTCTGGAGATCGCCCGTGCGGCCTCGCGAAGCAGGGTGATCAGGTTCGGCCGGGGACGGCCGTGGCTGTCGCAGATCCTCTCGACCGGGCCGGAGAGGCCGACGGCGCCCACGACGAGGCCGCCGTGCCCGCGGATCGGCGAGGCGATACCGGCCTCCCCCATGCTCATCTCCTGGATCTCCGCGGCCCAGCCGACTTCCCGGACCCCGGCGAGCGCGCGGGTGAGTTTCTCCGGTGCGACCAGGGTGTGCCGGGTGTAGGCCTCCAGCCCGGCTTCCGAGGCCGACTCCAGGGACGCGGTTCCGTACGCCAGCAGCACCTTGCCGAGCGAGGAGGCGTGCAGAGGCAGCAGTGAACCCACGTCCAGGGTCTGGAGGGTGTCGTCCGGCCGGAACACGTGATGGATCACGAGGACCTGGCCCTCGAAGGGGGTGCCCAGGCGGACCGCTTCCCCACTACGGGCGGCCAGGGCATCGGCCCAGTTGATGGAGCGCGACCGCAGCTCATTGATGTCGAGGTAGCTCGTGCCGAGGTGCAGCAGCGCCGCGCCGAGCTGGTACTTTCCCGTCGACGCGTCCTGCTCCACGAAATCCACGTGCTGGAGGGTGCGGAGAATGCCGTGCGCCGTGCCCTTCGCCAGCCCGAGCGAGGCCGCCACCTCGCCGAGCCCGAGTCGACGGGGCCCACCAGCGAGCAGACGCAAGATCGCCGCCGCCCGTTCGATCGACTGGACTGGGCCGGCCATGAGGCGAGCCTAGTACCGCCACGGAGGGTTCGCTTTACGTGCAGGCCACCGTCGGTTCACCACCGGGCGAAGGTGAGCGTTCGGTAATGGCGACCGCCGTTCATTGACCGGCCCCACTTCGCTTCCTACCGTTCACTGAGGCCCGGCAACG
This portion of the Streptomyces mirabilis genome encodes:
- a CDS encoding IclR family transcriptional regulator; this encodes MAGPVQSIERAAAILRLLAGGPRRLGLGEVAASLGLAKGTAHGILRTLQHVDFVEQDASTGKYQLGAALLHLGTSYLDINELRSRSINWADALAARSGEAVRLGTPFEGQVLVIHHVFRPDDTLQTLDVGSLLPLHASSLGKVLLAYGTASLESASEAGLEAYTRHTLVAPEKLTRALAGVREVGWAAEIQEMSMGEAGIASPIRGHGGLVVGAVGLSGPVERICDSHGRPRPNLITLLREAARAISRDLGAAR